One genomic segment of Bifidobacterium breve DSM 20213 = JCM 1192 includes these proteins:
- the tkt gene encoding transketolase encodes MTEFKETELDERAIKMAKALSADAVENAGSGHPGSPVSLAPIAYTLYQHFIKHDPNDPNWEGRDRFILSGGHASLTQYVQLYFSGYGLTLDDLKHFRGGADTRTPGHPEYGLTPGIEMTTGPLGQGFASAIGFAYGERFQRGLLDPETPKEDSPFYHKIWAICGEGDIEEGISGEAAALAANQKLGNVTVIFDANRIQIEGDTNLVLAEDVLKRFQAYGWYTDEFSFIQPDGSYKEDVEGLADVIAKAEAAAPDQPKLIKVDTLIAWPTPGKTNDPSSHGSKLGTEAVAGLKEVLGYDPAENFHVDEEALAHARKVAERGLEAHKEWDEKFDAWRKANPDKAALYDRIKAGELPEGFDKAIDDLEATFEVGKGVATRGASGSVLNAIAAVMPELWGGSADLGGSNKTDLKGAATFAPAECATKQWPVCNEFGRQLHFGVREFTMGCITNGILLGSHTRPFGGTFFMFSDYERSAVRLAALMEIPNLYVWTHDSVAVGEDGPTHQPVEHLASFRAIPQLEVVRPADAFETAEAYRYFFEKKNTLPAAMVLSRQGVPVLAETAAKAKDGVRKGAYVLVDTEGTPDVILMATGSEVQLAVKAAKTLAEEGVKARVVSVPSLEWFEEQDAEYKEAVLPAGVKARVSVEAGVAMPWYKYLGSYGKPVSIEQFGLQGDGAQNLIDLGITAEHVVEAAKASIAEVEAAK; translated from the coding sequence ATGACCGAATTCAAGGAGACCGAGCTCGACGAGCGCGCCATCAAGATGGCGAAGGCCCTTTCGGCTGACGCGGTGGAGAACGCCGGTTCCGGCCACCCCGGTTCCCCCGTTTCCCTGGCGCCCATCGCCTACACGCTGTACCAGCATTTCATCAAGCACGATCCGAACGATCCCAACTGGGAGGGCCGTGATCGCTTCATCCTTTCCGGTGGCCACGCCTCCCTCACCCAGTACGTCCAGCTGTACTTCTCCGGTTATGGCCTGACCCTGGACGACCTCAAGCACTTCCGTGGTGGCGCTGACACCCGTACCCCGGGTCACCCCGAGTACGGCCTGACCCCCGGTATCGAAATGACCACCGGCCCGCTGGGCCAGGGCTTCGCTTCCGCCATCGGCTTTGCCTACGGCGAGCGTTTCCAGCGTGGTCTGCTCGATCCGGAAACCCCGAAGGAAGACTCCCCGTTCTACCACAAGATTTGGGCTATCTGCGGTGAAGGCGATATCGAAGAGGGCATCTCCGGCGAAGCCGCTGCCCTTGCCGCCAACCAGAAGCTCGGCAACGTCACCGTGATCTTCGACGCCAACCGCATCCAGATCGAAGGCGACACCAACCTGGTGCTGGCCGAGGATGTGCTCAAGCGTTTCCAGGCCTACGGCTGGTACACCGACGAGTTCAGCTTCATCCAGCCCGACGGCTCCTACAAGGAGGACGTCGAGGGTCTGGCCGACGTTATCGCCAAGGCCGAGGCCGCTGCTCCGGATCAGCCGAAGCTCATCAAGGTCGACACCCTGATTGCTTGGCCGACCCCGGGCAAGACCAACGATCCGTCCTCTCACGGCTCCAAGCTGGGCACCGAGGCCGTTGCCGGCCTCAAGGAAGTCCTCGGCTACGATCCGGCAGAGAACTTCCACGTTGACGAAGAGGCTCTGGCTCACGCCCGCAAGGTTGCTGAGCGCGGTCTCGAGGCCCACAAGGAATGGGACGAGAAGTTCGACGCATGGCGCAAGGCCAACCCGGACAAGGCTGCCCTGTACGACCGCATCAAGGCCGGCGAGCTGCCGGAAGGCTTCGACAAGGCCATCGATGACCTTGAGGCCACCTTCGAGGTCGGAAAGGGTGTCGCCACCCGTGGCGCCTCCGGCTCTGTGCTCAATGCCATCGCTGCTGTCATGCCGGAACTCTGGGGCGGCTCCGCCGACCTCGGTGGCTCCAACAAGACCGACCTCAAGGGCGCTGCCACCTTCGCTCCGGCTGAGTGCGCCACCAAGCAGTGGCCGGTCTGCAACGAGTTCGGTCGTCAGCTGCACTTCGGCGTGCGCGAGTTCACCATGGGCTGCATTACCAACGGCATCCTGCTGGGCTCCCACACCCGTCCGTTCGGCGGCACCTTCTTCATGTTCTCCGACTACGAGCGTTCCGCCGTTCGTCTGGCCGCCCTCATGGAGATCCCGAACCTGTACGTGTGGACGCACGACTCCGTCGCCGTCGGAGAGGATGGCCCGACCCACCAGCCGGTTGAGCACCTTGCTTCCTTCCGCGCTATCCCGCAGCTTGAGGTCGTTCGCCCGGCCGATGCCTTCGAGACCGCCGAAGCCTACCGCTACTTCTTCGAGAAGAAGAACACGCTGCCGGCTGCCATGGTGCTGTCCCGTCAGGGCGTCCCGGTTCTCGCCGAGACCGCTGCCAAGGCCAAGGACGGTGTCCGCAAGGGCGCTTACGTCCTGGTCGACACCGAAGGCACTCCGGATGTCATCCTGATGGCCACCGGTTCCGAAGTCCAGCTGGCCGTCAAGGCCGCCAAGACCCTCGCTGAGGAAGGCGTCAAGGCCCGCGTGGTCTCCGTGCCGTCCCTCGAATGGTTCGAGGAGCAGGACGCCGAGTACAAGGAGGCCGTGCTTCCAGCCGGTGTCAAGGCTCGTGTCTCCGTCGAGGCCGGCGTTGCCATGCCGTGGTACAAGTACCTCGGTTCCTACGGCAAGCCTGTCTCCATCGAGCAGTTCGGTCTGCAGGGCGACGGTGCTCAGAACCTCATCGACCTCGGCATCACCGCCGAGCACGTGGTGGAAGCCGCCAAGGCCTCCATCGCCGAAGTCGAAGCCGCCAAGTGA
- a CDS encoding undecaprenyl-diphosphate phosphatase, whose product MNLFQAIVLGIVQALTEYLPVSSSAHIRIVGDLMLGSDPGAAFTAIIQIGTELAVILYFRHDIANILTHWFACLFGKNGKDWKARMGRGDNYATLGWNIIVGSIPIVILGFTLQNVIETTLRNLWITATVLLLFGILLWVVDARAKQTKTMDDMTYRDAFLFGLGQSMALIPGVSRSGGTITVGRALGYEREAAVRLSFLMAIPAVFGSGLLEAVKAVKDYKTDAMFPGWGPTLIAMVISFILGYIVIIGFLKFVSTFSYKAFAIYRIALAVVVALLLIAGVLPAIDPSVAAAA is encoded by the coding sequence ATGAACCTCTTCCAAGCGATTGTTCTCGGCATCGTTCAGGCACTTACCGAGTATCTGCCGGTATCGTCCAGCGCGCATATCCGCATCGTCGGTGATTTGATGTTGGGCTCCGACCCCGGCGCTGCTTTCACTGCCATCATCCAGATTGGTACTGAGCTGGCGGTTATTCTGTATTTCCGCCATGACATCGCCAATATTCTTACTCACTGGTTCGCATGCCTGTTCGGCAAGAACGGCAAGGACTGGAAGGCCCGCATGGGCCGTGGCGACAACTATGCCACGCTCGGCTGGAATATCATCGTCGGCTCGATCCCGATTGTGATTCTTGGCTTCACTCTGCAGAACGTCATCGAGACCACGCTGCGTAACCTGTGGATCACCGCGACCGTGCTGCTGCTGTTCGGCATTCTGCTGTGGGTTGTGGATGCCCGCGCCAAGCAGACCAAGACCATGGACGATATGACGTATCGTGATGCGTTCCTCTTTGGTCTAGGTCAGTCCATGGCCCTGATTCCTGGCGTTTCCCGTTCGGGCGGCACCATCACCGTGGGCCGTGCGCTTGGCTATGAGCGTGAGGCCGCTGTGCGTTTGAGCTTCCTGATGGCCATTCCCGCCGTATTCGGTTCCGGTCTGCTTGAGGCCGTCAAGGCTGTCAAGGACTACAAGACCGATGCGATGTTCCCCGGCTGGGGTCCCACACTGATCGCCATGGTCATCAGCTTTATTCTGGGCTACATCGTGATCATCGGATTCCTGAAGTTCGTTTCCACGTTCTCCTACAAGGCGTTCGCCATCTACCGCATCGCCTTGGCAGTGGTGGTTGCCCTCCTGCTGATCGCCGGTGTGTTGCCGGCCATCGACCCGTCAGTGGCCGCAGCGGCTTAA
- the hrcA gene encoding heat-inducible transcriptional repressor HrcA, with protein sequence MTQSRRMLVLRAVVEDYIRSQEPVGSAALSKERDLGVSSATIRNDMAALEDEGYLIQPHTSAGRVPTEKGYRYFVDRLATVVPLSEAQRRGINSFLSGSVSLKDALQRSARLLSEITGQVAIVASPSLSKATLRHVELVPVAMSTLLAVVITDTGRVAQHGLTVSAMPTADDINRLSSAVNEQCNGQSLSSASETVRALGGGTGFETVREAADALADAFASMALDERANELYMSGTSHLAHSRSLTDLAPLFDALEEQVVLMKLMSNLSEEPSATGVGVSIGSESHTPELLHASVVSSGYGRSTSPVANDSERNETSPDQDSTNEPIAFVGSIGPTHMDYAATMAAVRAVARYLTFFVSESGSGD encoded by the coding sequence ATGACGCAATCACGTCGCATGCTGGTACTGCGCGCTGTGGTGGAAGATTACATTCGTTCGCAAGAGCCCGTAGGCTCCGCGGCATTGTCCAAGGAACGCGATTTAGGCGTCAGCTCTGCCACCATTCGCAATGATATGGCCGCATTGGAAGATGAAGGCTACCTGATTCAGCCGCATACGTCCGCCGGTCGCGTACCCACTGAAAAGGGATACCGTTATTTTGTAGATCGACTGGCTACGGTTGTGCCGCTCAGCGAAGCTCAACGCCGCGGTATCAATAGTTTCCTATCCGGCTCGGTCAGCCTCAAGGACGCACTGCAACGTTCCGCACGACTGCTCTCGGAAATCACCGGTCAAGTTGCCATAGTCGCATCGCCTTCATTATCCAAGGCGACGTTACGCCACGTGGAGCTGGTACCAGTGGCCATGAGCACGCTACTTGCCGTGGTAATCACCGATACCGGACGCGTGGCACAGCACGGACTGACCGTCTCGGCCATGCCCACGGCCGACGACATCAACCGCCTGTCCAGTGCAGTCAATGAACAATGCAACGGTCAGTCCTTATCATCCGCATCCGAAACCGTGCGCGCCCTTGGTGGCGGCACCGGATTCGAGACAGTGCGGGAGGCGGCCGACGCCCTGGCCGACGCCTTCGCATCGATGGCATTGGACGAGCGCGCCAACGAATTGTATATGTCCGGCACATCGCATCTGGCGCATTCCCGTTCTCTGACCGATCTGGCACCGCTCTTCGACGCGTTGGAAGAGCAAGTGGTGCTCATGAAACTGATGAGCAACCTCAGCGAAGAGCCAAGCGCCACTGGCGTAGGCGTATCCATTGGCTCCGAAAGCCACACACCTGAACTCTTGCATGCCTCGGTGGTCAGTAGCGGTTACGGACGCAGTACTTCGCCCGTAGCGAACGATTCGGAACGCAACGAGACATCGCCCGATCAGGACAGCACCAACGAACCCATTGCTTTTGTGGGATCCATCGGCCCAACCCATATGGATTATGCGGCTACCATGGCCGCGGTCAGGGCAGTGGCAAGGTATCTCACTTTTTTTGTCTCGGAAAGCGGCTCCGGCGACTGA
- a CDS encoding fructosamine kinase family protein, with translation MSTYRKSRAFAPQGFFECEGRGLQWLGAAHAQGGPRVVQVYDWGKDYLDIERVNSSSPTAKAALEFGAALARMHDAGAEYFGSAPEGYDGTCYFGPLQDPVKMDTGEWTDPISYFADGRLRPMVELGVKRGELDQRDVDLTEKVIEALPDIMGRAAEDKPARIHGDLWSGNVMWTADSGQTEAVLIDPAAHGGHREEDLAMLHLFGMSYLTQITEGYQSVHPLKAGWQDRITLWQLYPIAGHCVFFGGGYVSEYRSMCRSLLK, from the coding sequence ATGAGTACATATCGTAAAAGCAGGGCTTTTGCTCCTCAGGGATTCTTCGAATGCGAAGGACGCGGACTGCAATGGTTGGGTGCCGCGCATGCGCAGGGTGGCCCGCGTGTGGTGCAGGTCTATGACTGGGGCAAAGACTATCTCGACATCGAGCGAGTGAACAGCTCCTCCCCCACGGCCAAGGCCGCATTGGAATTCGGCGCGGCGCTCGCACGCATGCATGATGCCGGTGCCGAATATTTCGGTTCTGCGCCGGAAGGATATGACGGCACATGCTACTTCGGGCCGTTGCAGGATCCGGTAAAGATGGATACCGGCGAATGGACCGATCCCATCAGCTACTTTGCTGATGGCCGTCTGCGCCCGATGGTCGAGCTTGGCGTCAAGCGCGGTGAACTTGACCAGCGTGATGTCGATCTGACGGAAAAGGTAATCGAGGCATTGCCTGACATCATGGGCCGTGCCGCCGAAGACAAGCCAGCCCGCATCCACGGTGATTTGTGGAGTGGCAATGTGATGTGGACTGCTGATTCTGGACAGACCGAGGCCGTGCTCATCGACCCGGCGGCACATGGTGGTCACCGTGAAGAGGATCTGGCCATGCTGCACCTGTTCGGTATGAGTTATTTGACGCAGATTACCGAGGGCTATCAGTCGGTGCATCCGCTGAAGGCTGGATGGCAGGATCGCATCACGCTCTGGCAGCTCTACCCCATTGCCGGCCATTGTGTGTTCTTCGGCGGCGGCTACGTTAGCGAATATCGCTCCATGTGCCGCTCACTGCTGAAATAG
- a CDS encoding YebC/PmpR family DNA-binding transcriptional regulator, with product MSGHSKWATTKHKKAAIDAKRGKLFAKLIKNIEIAARLGGGDPDGNPSLYDAIYKAKKASMPADNIARAVKRGAGDEDGAANYEDIVYEGYAPAGVGLIIECLTDNRNRAAAEVRSTLTKGNGSLATSGSVSFNFERKGQIVVPSEGVDFDKLFETAAEAGAEDVTDDDEVYTVITGPSDLFTVRKALQDAGFDYDSADQVMQPKNEVELSLEDARKVSKLIDNLDDLDDVQNIYSNWTASDEVMAQLDEE from the coding sequence ATGTCAGGTCATTCCAAGTGGGCGACCACCAAGCACAAGAAGGCCGCCATCGACGCCAAGCGCGGCAAGCTCTTCGCCAAGCTCATCAAGAACATCGAAATCGCCGCCCGCCTCGGCGGTGGCGACCCAGACGGCAACCCGTCCCTGTACGACGCCATCTACAAGGCCAAGAAGGCCTCCATGCCGGCCGACAACATCGCCCGCGCCGTCAAGCGTGGTGCCGGTGACGAAGACGGTGCCGCCAACTACGAGGACATCGTCTACGAGGGCTACGCTCCCGCTGGCGTGGGCCTCATCATCGAGTGCCTGACCGACAACCGCAACCGTGCGGCCGCCGAAGTGCGTTCCACCCTGACCAAGGGCAACGGCTCCCTGGCCACCTCCGGCTCCGTGTCCTTCAACTTTGAGCGCAAGGGCCAGATCGTGGTTCCGTCCGAAGGCGTGGACTTCGACAAGCTGTTCGAGACCGCAGCCGAGGCTGGCGCCGAGGACGTCACCGATGACGATGAGGTCTACACCGTCATCACCGGCCCGTCCGATCTGTTCACCGTGCGCAAGGCTCTGCAGGACGCCGGTTTCGACTACGATTCCGCCGACCAGGTCATGCAGCCAAAGAACGAGGTCGAGCTGAGCCTCGAGGATGCACGCAAGGTGTCCAAGCTCATCGACAACCTCGACGACCTCGACGATGTGCAGAACATCTACTCCAACTGGACCGCCTCCGACGAGGTGATGGCCCAGCTCGACGAGGAGTAA
- a CDS encoding HIT family protein — protein sequence MADVRVDDPADFPPQEDTVERLWTPQRMTYVLRNSEDRPTKSKSKDCPFCDGPKKSDEDGLIAWRGTHVFAIMNLYPYNVGHLMICPYRHVGFITELDDAELFEFEKATTLAMKVMETVSHPDGYNIGINQGEVAGAGVAAHLHQHVVPRWNGDANFMPIVAQTRTMPILLSDQRDAYAKAFAQLASDYHLPLV from the coding sequence ATGGCTGACGTGCGTGTCGATGATCCGGCGGACTTCCCGCCTCAGGAAGACACGGTCGAACGACTGTGGACCCCGCAGCGCATGACCTATGTGCTGCGCAACAGCGAGGATCGTCCGACCAAGTCCAAGTCGAAGGACTGTCCGTTCTGCGACGGACCGAAGAAGTCCGACGAGGACGGCCTCATCGCCTGGCGCGGCACGCACGTGTTCGCCATCATGAACCTCTACCCGTATAACGTCGGGCATCTCATGATTTGCCCGTACCGTCACGTCGGATTCATCACCGAACTTGACGACGCCGAATTGTTCGAGTTCGAGAAGGCCACCACCCTCGCCATGAAGGTGATGGAGACCGTATCCCATCCGGACGGATACAATATCGGCATCAATCAGGGCGAGGTAGCGGGCGCAGGGGTCGCGGCCCATCTGCATCAGCATGTGGTGCCGCGCTGGAACGGTGACGCGAACTTCATGCCCATCGTCGCCCAAACGCGCACCATGCCGATTCTGCTGTCCGATCAGCGGGATGCGTATGCCAAAGCGTTTGCACAGCTGGCTTCCGACTACCATCTGCCGCTCGTCTGA
- the dnaJ gene encoding molecular chaperone DnaJ, giving the protein MADYYETLGIDRNASDDEIKKAYRKLSRKYHPDIAGPEFEDKFKEVNNAYDVLSNPDKRRMYDSGVDPNDPNAGAGGFSGAGFGDMGDVFSTFFGSAFGGGSQGPVPRTQPGRDALASASIDLKTAVFGGTAHVKINTFSLCQECGGSGAQGGAQPVTCPDCHGQGFMQKVVRTMLGQMMTSAPCERCEGHGTIIQNPCPSCMGHGRVRTTRNVGVTVPAGINDNARLRLANQGEVGEGGGAAGDLYIDIRIKADKQFTRDGDDLHCWIQVPMSWAVLGHDLSIDTFDGEQTVSIPAGCQPEDTVTLKGLGVTNIRNKDERGNLVAHVNVLIPTKLSESERGLIEQFAASHDSDATHVSQASRPQTGQKKGFFSKLKDALS; this is encoded by the coding sequence GTGGCAGATTATTACGAGACGCTGGGCATCGACCGCAACGCGAGCGACGACGAGATCAAGAAGGCGTACCGCAAGCTCAGCCGTAAGTATCACCCTGATATCGCGGGACCGGAGTTCGAGGACAAGTTCAAGGAAGTGAACAACGCCTACGATGTGCTGTCCAATCCGGATAAGCGCCGTATGTATGATTCCGGCGTTGACCCCAACGATCCGAACGCCGGTGCTGGCGGCTTCTCCGGCGCGGGATTCGGCGATATGGGAGACGTATTCTCCACGTTCTTTGGTTCCGCATTCGGTGGCGGCTCACAGGGCCCGGTGCCGCGCACACAGCCTGGACGCGATGCGCTGGCTTCCGCTTCCATCGACTTGAAAACCGCCGTATTCGGCGGCACGGCGCACGTCAAGATCAATACGTTCTCCCTGTGTCAGGAGTGCGGTGGCTCCGGCGCACAAGGCGGCGCCCAGCCGGTCACTTGCCCGGACTGCCATGGACAGGGCTTCATGCAAAAGGTCGTGCGCACTATGCTCGGCCAGATGATGACCTCCGCTCCCTGCGAGCGCTGCGAGGGTCACGGCACCATCATCCAGAATCCATGCCCGAGCTGCATGGGTCACGGCCGCGTTCGCACCACGCGTAATGTGGGTGTCACTGTGCCGGCCGGTATCAACGACAATGCTCGACTGCGCTTGGCCAACCAGGGTGAAGTCGGTGAGGGCGGCGGCGCTGCCGGCGATTTGTACATTGATATTCGCATCAAGGCAGATAAGCAGTTCACCCGCGACGGCGATGACCTGCATTGCTGGATTCAGGTTCCGATGAGCTGGGCCGTGCTCGGACACGATCTGTCCATTGATACGTTTGACGGCGAGCAGACCGTATCCATTCCGGCGGGCTGCCAGCCTGAGGATACGGTGACGTTGAAGGGTCTGGGCGTTACCAATATTCGCAATAAGGATGAGCGCGGCAATCTGGTTGCCCATGTGAACGTACTGATTCCCACCAAGCTCAGCGAGTCCGAGCGGGGACTGATTGAACAGTTCGCCGCCTCGCATGATTCCGATGCCACGCACGTCTCCCAGGCTTCCCGTCCGCAAACCGGTCAGAAGAAGGGATTCTTTAGCAAGTTGAAGGACGCACTGAGCTGA
- the tal gene encoding transaldolase, translating into MTEATQRTSDNGVSIWLDDLSRSRIESGSLQDLIANKNVVGVTTNPSIFQKALSQVGPYDAQLKELGKVDVETAVRELTTTDVRNATDIFREIAEATDFVDGRVSIEVDPRLAHDTENTAKQAVELWEKVNRPNAMIKIPATLEGLPAITATLAKGISVNVTLIFSLERYEQVIDAFIEGIAQADANGHDLKHIGSVASFFVSRVDTAVDKLLEANGSDEAKALEGKAAVANARLAYELFEKKFAEDPRWADLAAKGAKVQRPLWASTGTKNAAYSDCKYVDELVAKHIVNTMPEKTLNALADHGNGAPSIEGTYEESHAVINKLAELGINLKDVTDKLEADGVAAFIKSWDSVLADVQSGIDRVNA; encoded by the coding sequence ATGACTGAAGCAACTCAGCGTACGTCCGACAACGGCGTTTCCATCTGGCTGGACGACCTGTCCCGCTCCCGCATCGAGTCCGGCTCCCTGCAGGACCTCATCGCCAACAAGAACGTGGTCGGCGTTACCACCAACCCGTCCATCTTCCAGAAGGCCCTGAGCCAGGTCGGTCCGTACGACGCTCAGCTCAAGGAGCTCGGCAAGGTTGACGTTGAGACCGCTGTCCGCGAGCTCACCACCACCGACGTGCGCAACGCCACCGACATCTTCCGCGAGATCGCTGAGGCTACCGACTTCGTCGACGGCCGCGTCTCCATCGAGGTCGACCCGCGTCTGGCCCATGACACCGAGAACACCGCCAAGCAGGCTGTGGAACTCTGGGAGAAGGTCAACCGCCCGAACGCCATGATCAAGATCCCGGCAACCCTCGAAGGTCTGCCGGCCATCACCGCCACCCTGGCCAAGGGCATCTCCGTCAACGTCACCCTGATCTTCTCGCTCGAGCGTTACGAGCAGGTCATCGACGCCTTCATCGAGGGCATCGCCCAGGCTGACGCCAACGGCCACGACCTGAAGCACATCGGCTCCGTCGCTTCCTTCTTCGTGTCCCGCGTGGACACCGCTGTCGACAAGCTGCTGGAAGCCAACGGCTCCGACGAGGCCAAGGCTCTGGAGGGCAAGGCCGCTGTGGCCAACGCTCGCCTGGCTTACGAGCTCTTCGAGAAGAAGTTCGCTGAGGATCCGCGTTGGGCCGACCTGGCTGCCAAGGGCGCCAAGGTTCAGCGCCCGCTGTGGGCTTCCACCGGCACCAAGAACGCTGCCTACTCCGACTGCAAGTACGTTGACGAGCTCGTTGCTAAGCACATCGTCAACACCATGCCGGAGAAGACCCTGAACGCTCTGGCCGACCACGGCAACGGCGCTCCGTCCATCGAGGGCACCTACGAGGAGTCCCACGCCGTCATCAACAAGCTGGCTGAGCTGGGCATCAACCTCAAGGACGTCACCGACAAGCTGGAGGCCGACGGTGTCGCCGCCTTCATCAAGTCCTGGGATTCCGTGCTGGCTGACGTCCAGTCCGGCATCGACCGCGTGAACGCCTGA
- the thrS gene encoding threonine--tRNA ligase, with protein MAQATISITVNGEAKEVEATTTGVELFAEDKNIVAVKLNGENRDLYTPLADGDTVEPITLDSEDGLAIMRHSATHVMAQAVQEVYPNAKLGVGPVIKDGFYYDFQVDKPFTPEDLKDIEKRMQRIIKSSQSFRRRSVTEEEALKEEADQPFKIELIEDKEAHLDPAAATEISEKELSFYDNVDRDGNVVWKDLCRGPHLPNTRYIKAFKIERSAAAYWRGSEKNPTMQRIYGTAWANKEDLKAYQTRLEEAAKRDHRKLGAEMDLFSFPDEIGPGLAVFHPKGAAVINAMEDYSREMHRKHHYSFVQTPHITKGGLYETSGHLHWYKDGMYPPMHLDEEYDEDGNVTKPGFDYYLKPMNCPMHNLIFKSRQRSYRELPLRLFEFGTVYRYEKSGEVHGLTRVRGLTQDDSHIYCTREQMKDELTSLLTFVLNLLKDFGLSDFYLELSTKDPDKYVGSDEIWEEATRTLREVAEASHLDLVADPGGAAFYGPKISVQARDAIGRTWQVSTIQLDFNLPERFQLEYIAKDGTHQRPVMIHRALFGSIERFFAVLLEHYAGAFPAWLAPVQVLGVPVADEFAPHLAGFVKSLEDEMVRCEIDYSDDRFGKKIRNASKSKVPFILIVGEEDMNNNAVSFRFRDGSQLNGVPVDKAREQILAVIAKRVQVNSADDFNAAVAE; from the coding sequence ATGGCGCAAGCTACCATCTCCATCACAGTCAACGGCGAAGCAAAGGAGGTGGAAGCAACCACTACCGGCGTCGAATTGTTCGCAGAAGACAAGAACATCGTTGCGGTCAAGCTCAACGGCGAAAACCGTGACCTGTACACGCCGCTTGCCGACGGCGACACCGTAGAGCCCATCACGCTCGATTCCGAAGACGGCCTCGCGATCATGCGTCACTCGGCCACCCACGTCATGGCCCAGGCCGTGCAGGAGGTCTATCCGAACGCCAAGCTCGGCGTCGGCCCGGTGATCAAGGACGGCTTCTACTACGATTTCCAGGTTGACAAGCCCTTCACCCCGGAAGACCTCAAGGACATCGAGAAGCGTATGCAGCGCATCATCAAGTCCTCCCAGTCCTTCCGCCGCCGTTCCGTGACCGAGGAAGAGGCCCTGAAGGAAGAGGCCGACCAGCCCTTCAAGATCGAGCTGATCGAAGACAAGGAAGCACACCTCGACCCGGCCGCCGCCACTGAGATTTCCGAGAAGGAACTCAGCTTCTACGACAACGTCGACCGTGACGGCAATGTGGTCTGGAAGGACCTGTGCCGCGGCCCGCACCTACCGAACACCCGCTACATCAAGGCTTTCAAGATTGAGCGTTCAGCCGCTGCCTACTGGCGTGGCAGCGAGAAGAACCCGACCATGCAGCGCATCTACGGCACCGCTTGGGCCAACAAGGAAGATCTCAAGGCATACCAGACCCGTCTGGAGGAAGCCGCCAAGCGAGACCACCGCAAGCTCGGCGCCGAGATGGACCTGTTCTCCTTCCCGGACGAGATCGGCCCCGGTCTGGCTGTGTTCCATCCGAAGGGCGCTGCCGTGATCAACGCGATGGAGGACTACTCCCGCGAAATGCACCGCAAGCACCACTACAGCTTCGTGCAGACCCCGCATATCACCAAGGGTGGTCTGTACGAGACTTCCGGTCACCTGCACTGGTACAAGGATGGCATGTACCCGCCGATGCACCTCGATGAGGAGTACGACGAGGACGGCAACGTGACCAAGCCCGGCTTCGACTACTACCTCAAGCCGATGAACTGCCCGATGCACAACCTGATCTTCAAGTCGCGCCAGCGCTCCTACCGTGAGCTGCCGCTGCGCCTCTTCGAGTTCGGTACCGTGTACCGCTATGAGAAGTCCGGCGAGGTCCATGGCCTGACCCGTGTGCGTGGCTTGACTCAGGACGATTCCCACATCTACTGCACCCGCGAGCAGATGAAGGACGAGCTGACCAGCCTGCTGACCTTCGTGCTGAACCTGCTCAAGGACTTCGGTCTGTCCGACTTCTACTTGGAGCTCTCCACCAAGGATCCGGATAAGTACGTCGGCTCCGACGAGATCTGGGAGGAGGCCACCCGTACCCTGCGTGAGGTCGCCGAGGCATCCCACCTCGACCTCGTGGCCGATCCGGGCGGGGCCGCCTTCTACGGCCCGAAGATCTCCGTGCAGGCCCGTGACGCCATCGGCCGTACTTGGCAGGTCTCGACCATCCAGCTCGACTTCAACCTGCCCGAGCGTTTCCAGCTTGAGTACATCGCGAAGGACGGCACCCATCAGCGTCCGGTGATGATTCACCGCGCCCTGTTCGGCTCCATCGAACGCTTCTTCGCCGTGCTGCTCGAGCACTACGCTGGCGCCTTCCCGGCGTGGCTGGCCCCCGTGCAGGTGCTCGGCGTGCCGGTTGCCGACGAGTTCGCCCCGCATCTGGCCGGTTTCGTCAAGTCCCTCGAGGATGAGATGGTCCGTTGCGAGATCGACTACTCCGATGACCGCTTCGGCAAGAAGATTCGCAACGCCTCCAAGTCCAAAGTGCCGTTCATCCTCATCGTCGGTGAGGAAGACATGAACAACAACGCGGTGAGCTTCCGCTTCCGCGACGGCAGCCAGCTCAACGGCGTGCCGGTGGACAAGGCTCGCGAGCAGATCCTCGCCGTGATCGCCAAGCGCGTCCAGGTGAACTCCGCCGACGACTTCAACGCCGCTGTAGCCGAGTAA